In Curtobacterium sp. TC1, the following proteins share a genomic window:
- a CDS encoding YbhB/YbcL family Raf kinase inhibitor-like protein, with protein sequence MANDPNWNLPEVPSFTLTSPDFTDGGELPTSARGTDAGGEDRSPALEWSGAPEGTKSFVLTVYDPDAPTGSGFWHWSLTDIPGSATSLPAGAGTDDALLPAEALRRRNEFGTDTFLGAAPPAGHGVHRYFFTLSALDVPLLEAPADATPAVVGFVLREHLLGRAQLVGTQETPAA encoded by the coding sequence ATGGCCAACGACCCCAACTGGAACCTCCCCGAGGTCCCCTCGTTCACCCTGACCAGCCCCGACTTCACCGACGGCGGCGAGCTGCCGACCTCGGCGCGCGGCACCGACGCCGGTGGTGAGGACCGCTCCCCCGCACTCGAGTGGTCCGGCGCACCGGAGGGCACGAAGAGCTTCGTCCTCACCGTGTACGACCCCGACGCCCCGACCGGCTCGGGCTTCTGGCACTGGAGCCTGACGGACATCCCGGGCTCCGCGACCTCGCTGCCCGCCGGCGCCGGCACCGACGACGCCCTGCTGCCCGCCGAGGCACTCCGCCGGCGCAACGAGTTCGGCACCGACACGTTCCTCGGCGCCGCCCCGCCCGCGGGCCACGGCGTGCACCGCTACTTCTTCACGCTGAGCGCCCTCGACGTGCCGCTGCTCGAGGCGCCGGCCGACGCGACCCCCGCGGTCGTCGGGTTCGTGCTGCGCGAGCACCTGCTCGGCCGCGCACAGCTCGTCGGCACGCAGGAGACCCCCGCCGCGTAG
- a CDS encoding TetR/AcrR family transcriptional regulator, with product MTVDSPQPAVQRLPGPSTNLASPDGSSVPPTPRSGGAKVRVLETATRLFYEEGIHSVGVDRLISEASVTKATFYKHYGSKDNLILAYIRTQHERVQERMERLVADAGSPAAAVRAWVAALADEVNGPDFRGCAFLNAAAEYHDPRDPVREVVATHRDWYTDRLATLLQESGHKLPGDGADELMLARDGAMAGAYAGDAIAATAALGRVVDRVLAD from the coding sequence GTGACGGTCGATTCCCCCCAACCGGCCGTCCAGCGTCTCCCTGGTCCGAGCACGAACCTCGCGTCGCCGGACGGGTCGAGCGTCCCCCCGACTCCCCGCTCCGGCGGCGCGAAGGTCCGCGTCCTCGAGACGGCCACGCGACTCTTCTACGAAGAGGGCATCCACAGCGTGGGCGTCGACCGCCTCATCTCCGAGGCGAGCGTCACGAAGGCGACGTTCTACAAGCACTACGGGTCGAAGGACAACCTGATCCTCGCCTACATCCGCACCCAGCACGAACGGGTGCAGGAACGCATGGAGCGGCTCGTCGCCGACGCCGGCTCCCCCGCAGCAGCCGTCCGCGCCTGGGTCGCCGCCCTCGCCGACGAGGTCAACGGCCCCGACTTCCGCGGGTGCGCCTTCCTGAACGCCGCCGCCGAGTACCACGACCCCCGTGACCCCGTGCGCGAGGTGGTCGCCACCCACCGCGACTGGTACACCGACCGGCTCGCCACCCTGCTGCAGGAGTCCGGCCACAAGCTGCCGGGCGACGGCGCCGACGAGCTCATGCTCGCGCGCGACGGCGCGATGGCCGGCGCCTACGCCGGTGACGCGATCGCCGCGACGGCCGCCCTCGGTCGCGTCGTCGACCGCGTCCTCGCCGACTGA
- a CDS encoding M16 family metallopeptidase has translation MNQPVPLPLGAPDTSFLTSGGAFVRRTVLPSGVRVLTEAVPGAASTSIGFWVGVGSRDERDGQFGSTHFLEHLLFKGTETRSALDIAIAFDSVGGEHNAATAKEYTCYYARVRDADVPMAVQVIGDMVTGSVLDPEAFAVERGVILEELAMAADDPADVAGEAFFASAFSGHPLGRPIGGTPDSIRAVQRDEVLAHYREHYAPNGIVVTAAGAVDHDRFCDAVAAVFHDAPRAEPLARRTPQTVADPIEPKLSVVHRPTEQVSMLRGSQGLDLRDDRRPSLSVLNAVLGGGMSSRLFQEVRERRGLAYAVSSFAPAYLDNGAFGVYAGCAPDNVPGVIEIIDAEFRRMVDHGITDDELRRAKGQIEGALTLSLEDSDARMTRLGRSELGTGEYTDLSTALERVDRVTTDGVLELARDLLTRPTITSVVGAVQQDELAAAIGMGS, from the coding sequence ATGAACCAGCCAGTGCCACTGCCGCTCGGGGCCCCGGACACGTCGTTCCTGACGTCCGGCGGAGCCTTCGTCCGCCGCACCGTGCTGCCGTCGGGTGTGCGTGTGCTCACCGAAGCCGTTCCCGGTGCCGCCTCCACGAGCATCGGGTTCTGGGTCGGCGTCGGCTCGCGGGACGAACGCGACGGGCAGTTCGGATCGACCCACTTCCTCGAACACCTGCTGTTCAAGGGCACCGAGACCCGGTCGGCGCTCGACATCGCCATCGCGTTCGACTCGGTCGGCGGCGAGCACAACGCCGCGACGGCCAAGGAGTACACCTGCTACTACGCACGGGTGCGGGACGCCGACGTCCCGATGGCCGTGCAGGTCATCGGGGACATGGTGACCGGCTCGGTGCTCGACCCGGAGGCGTTCGCCGTCGAGCGCGGCGTCATCCTCGAAGAGCTCGCGATGGCCGCCGACGACCCGGCCGACGTGGCGGGCGAGGCGTTCTTCGCCTCGGCTTTCAGCGGACACCCGCTCGGTCGCCCCATCGGTGGCACCCCGGACAGCATCCGTGCGGTCCAGCGCGACGAGGTCCTGGCCCACTACCGCGAGCACTACGCACCGAACGGCATCGTCGTGACCGCCGCCGGTGCCGTCGACCACGACCGCTTCTGCGACGCGGTCGCCGCGGTGTTCCACGACGCCCCGCGCGCCGAACCGCTCGCGCGCCGCACACCCCAGACCGTGGCAGACCCCATCGAGCCGAAGCTGTCGGTGGTGCACCGGCCGACCGAGCAGGTGAGCATGCTCCGCGGCTCGCAGGGACTCGACCTGCGCGACGACCGCCGGCCGTCGCTCAGCGTCCTGAACGCCGTGCTCGGCGGGGGCATGAGCTCCCGGCTGTTCCAAGAGGTCCGCGAGCGCCGCGGCCTCGCCTACGCGGTGTCGTCGTTCGCGCCCGCCTACCTCGACAACGGCGCCTTCGGCGTCTACGCGGGCTGCGCGCCCGACAACGTCCCCGGGGTCATCGAGATCATCGACGCCGAGTTCCGCCGCATGGTGGACCACGGCATCACCGACGACGAGCTCCGCCGCGCGAAGGGCCAGATCGAGGGTGCCCTGACCCTCTCGCTCGAGGACTCCGACGCCCGCATGACCCGCCTCGGCCGGTCCGAGCTCGGCACCGGCGAGTACACCGACCTGTCGACCGCACTGGAGCGCGTCGACCGGGTCACCACCGACGGCGTGCTCGAACTCGCCCGCGACCTCCTGACCCGTCCGACGATCACGTCGGTGGTCGGAGCGGTGCAGCAGGACGAACTCGCCGCAGCGATCGGGATGGGCAGCTGA
- a CDS encoding histidine phosphatase family protein, protein MSHYLYLVRHGEHQDAEHGLRDGKLSERGKRQAMLVADRLGGLPFDGVYHSPLQAPSETAAFLAQRLPSIQPEPSTLLFDCVPSGPTPDMPHAYQGWYGGVTEEEIVAGQAQMGDAVSEWFTPAREDRHDLLITHNAVIGWFVREAFQAPEWRWMGTNVAHTALTIIRIRSAKPAEVVALNDLAHLPVELRTGLPVDQPV, encoded by the coding sequence ATGTCCCACTACCTGTACCTCGTCCGGCACGGCGAACACCAGGACGCCGAGCACGGCCTCCGCGACGGCAAGCTGTCGGAGCGCGGCAAGCGGCAGGCGATGCTCGTCGCCGACCGACTGGGTGGCCTGCCCTTCGACGGCGTGTACCACTCCCCGTTGCAGGCCCCGAGCGAGACGGCTGCGTTCCTGGCGCAGCGGCTGCCCTCGATCCAGCCCGAACCGTCGACACTGCTGTTCGACTGCGTCCCCTCCGGCCCGACCCCGGACATGCCGCACGCCTACCAGGGCTGGTACGGCGGTGTCACCGAAGAGGAGATCGTCGCAGGACAGGCCCAGATGGGCGATGCCGTCTCCGAGTGGTTCACCCCGGCGCGCGAGGACCGGCACGACCTGCTCATCACGCACAACGCCGTGATCGGCTGGTTCGTGCGCGAGGCGTTCCAGGCCCCCGAGTGGCGCTGGATGGGCACGAACGTGGCGCACACCGCACTCACGATCATCCGGATCCGCTCCGCGAAGCCGGCCGAGGTGGTCGCCCTGAACGACCTGGCCCACCTGCCGGTGGAGCTGCGGACCGGGCTGCCGGTCGACCAGCCCGTCTAG
- a CDS encoding GNAT family N-acetyltransferase, which yields MSVEVRTVPADLPEVDVLLDAYLDEREATFPSAQGTYSRKRTPAAEFTPPNGVFAVAYDGGTAVGCGGLRRIPDGVDATGADDVRFEVKHVFVTPGGRGKGIASALMDLLEREGAALGATSIVLDTNDSLVAAGAMYRGRGYERVAAFNDNPNATAWYRKPTTR from the coding sequence ATGTCAGTCGAGGTCAGGACCGTGCCCGCCGATCTGCCCGAGGTCGACGTCCTGCTCGACGCGTACCTGGACGAGCGCGAGGCGACGTTCCCGAGCGCGCAGGGCACCTACTCGCGCAAGCGGACACCGGCTGCCGAGTTCACGCCGCCGAACGGCGTCTTCGCGGTGGCCTACGACGGCGGTACCGCAGTCGGGTGCGGCGGGCTCCGGCGGATCCCGGACGGGGTCGACGCGACGGGCGCCGACGACGTCCGGTTCGAGGTCAAGCACGTCTTCGTGACCCCGGGCGGACGGGGCAAGGGCATCGCGTCCGCGCTGATGGACCTGCTCGAACGGGAAGGTGCCGCGCTGGGAGCGACGAGCATCGTGCTCGACACGAACGACTCGCTCGTCGCTGCGGGCGCGATGTACCGCGGTCGGGGCTACGAGCGCGTCGCAGCGTTCAACGACAACCCGAACGCGACCGCCTGGTACCGCAAGCCGACGACCCGCTAG
- a CDS encoding 4-hydroxy-tetrahydrodipicolinate reductase, whose protein sequence is MVTPVAVVGATGRLGGLVASVVEELPEFELVARLSSKDGAHEAPPSVFGGAALVVDVTVPALSPAIVENALSSGANVLVGTSGWSADRLAKLRTTLQERPDQGVLVVQNFSIGSVLGTHLATIAAPWFPSVEIVETHHAGKIDSPSGTAVRTAELIAEARRDVGPVEAPHVDQRARGQQVASVPIHSLRLPGVKAVQDVLLSGPGETLTIRHDTNDDVAYVAGIRAALSALGSARGLTVGLGSVLGIG, encoded by the coding sequence ATGGTCACTCCCGTCGCCGTCGTCGGCGCCACCGGTCGTCTCGGGGGCCTCGTGGCCTCCGTCGTCGAGGAACTCCCGGAGTTCGAGCTCGTCGCCCGTCTGTCGTCGAAGGACGGTGCCCACGAGGCGCCTCCGTCGGTGTTCGGCGGCGCTGCGCTCGTCGTCGACGTGACGGTGCCGGCGCTCAGCCCCGCGATCGTCGAGAACGCCCTGTCGAGCGGGGCGAACGTGCTCGTCGGCACCTCGGGTTGGTCGGCCGACCGTCTCGCGAAGCTCCGCACCACCCTGCAGGAGCGACCCGACCAGGGCGTCCTCGTGGTCCAGAACTTCTCGATCGGCTCGGTGCTCGGCACCCACCTCGCCACGATCGCGGCGCCGTGGTTCCCCTCGGTCGAGATCGTCGAGACGCACCACGCCGGCAAGATCGACTCGCCGTCCGGCACCGCGGTGCGCACCGCCGAACTGATCGCCGAGGCGCGGCGCGACGTCGGTCCGGTCGAGGCCCCGCACGTCGACCAACGCGCCCGCGGTCAGCAGGTGGCGAGCGTGCCGATCCACTCGCTCCGGTTGCCCGGGGTGAAGGCGGTGCAGGACGTCCTGCTCAGCGGCCCCGGCGAGACCCTGACCATCCGGCACGACACCAACGACGACGTCGCCTACGTCGCCGGGATCCGGGCGGCGCTGTCGGCACTCGGGTCCGCCCGCGGACTCACCGTGGGCCTCGGCAGCGTCCTCGGCATCGGCTGA
- a CDS encoding tetratricopeptide repeat protein, giving the protein MGRAARAGRAIRSPFWGAALMTLLLALYIVLVGQRAVAFIATGIPIGIGIGVALFVVAAIGALLLVLEFRFGVRITRLGSRLEAEGGAPEDVVPVRPSGRPTREAADEVFPKYQAAVEQDPADWRAWYRLGVVYDAAGDRKRARAAMRTALSRASA; this is encoded by the coding sequence GTGGGACGTGCAGCGCGGGCCGGGCGCGCGATCCGGTCGCCGTTCTGGGGTGCGGCGCTGATGACCCTGCTGCTGGCGCTCTACATCGTGCTCGTCGGGCAGCGGGCCGTCGCCTTCATCGCGACCGGCATCCCGATCGGGATCGGCATCGGCGTCGCGCTGTTCGTCGTCGCCGCGATCGGGGCACTCCTGCTCGTGCTCGAGTTCCGGTTCGGTGTCCGGATCACCCGGCTCGGGTCCCGCCTCGAGGCCGAGGGCGGCGCACCGGAGGACGTCGTGCCGGTCCGGCCCTCCGGCCGACCGACGCGCGAGGCCGCCGACGAGGTCTTCCCGAAGTACCAGGCCGCCGTCGAGCAGGACCCTGCCGACTGGCGTGCCTGGTACCGGCTCGGGGTCGTCTACGACGCCGCGGGGGACCGGAAGCGTGCCCGCGCCGCGATGCGCACCGCGCTGTCGCGGGCGAGCGCCTGA
- a CDS encoding TIGR01777 family oxidoreductase, producing the protein MADTAAEPLSILIAGASGFIGTPLVRALREAGHHVTTLVRREPHTATEFRWAPGRRPLDPAIVDGADVVVNLAGANIGKLPWTRSYREEIRRSRVDATDTLVEAMQHASTPPALFLSGSASGVYGDRPADVLQDDAAPGTGFLAEVCTAWEAAANAAPDGVRVITLRTGIVIGEGGGALAPLIPLTRAGLGGRLGTGGQHWPWIALEDEVGAIVHLATSPSASGVSGPVNLAGPEAVVADRITKRVAEDLHRPYLFRIPEFALRLALQDAADEMLLSSQQMVPTKLLESGYAFRYTRASDAVDAVL; encoded by the coding sequence ATGGCAGACACGGCGGCAGAGCCGCTCTCGATCCTGATCGCCGGCGCGTCCGGTTTCATCGGCACCCCGCTCGTCCGCGCGCTGCGCGAAGCGGGCCACCACGTGACCACGCTCGTGCGACGCGAGCCGCACACAGCTACGGAGTTCCGCTGGGCCCCCGGGCGCCGCCCGCTCGACCCCGCCATCGTCGACGGCGCCGACGTGGTCGTCAACCTGGCGGGCGCGAACATCGGCAAGCTGCCCTGGACCCGCTCGTACCGCGAGGAGATCCGGCGCTCGCGCGTCGACGCGACCGACACCCTGGTCGAGGCGATGCAGCACGCCAGCACGCCCCCGGCGCTGTTCCTGTCCGGATCGGCCTCGGGCGTGTACGGCGACCGCCCGGCGGACGTCCTGCAGGACGACGCGGCGCCCGGCACCGGGTTCCTCGCCGAGGTCTGCACCGCATGGGAGGCCGCGGCGAACGCGGCGCCGGACGGCGTCCGCGTCATCACCCTGCGCACCGGCATCGTCATCGGCGAGGGCGGCGGCGCGCTCGCTCCCCTCATCCCGCTCACCCGGGCCGGGCTCGGCGGGCGTCTCGGCACCGGCGGGCAGCACTGGCCGTGGATCGCGCTCGAGGACGAGGTCGGCGCCATCGTGCACCTGGCCACGAGCCCGTCGGCGTCCGGGGTCAGCGGGCCGGTGAACCTGGCCGGGCCGGAGGCCGTCGTCGCCGACCGCATCACGAAGCGCGTCGCCGAGGACCTGCACCGGCCGTACCTGTTCCGGATCCCGGAGTTCGCGTTGCGCCTCGCACTGCAGGACGCGGCGGACGAGATGCTGCTGTCGAGTCAGCAGATGGTGCCGACGAAGCTGCTCGAGTCCGGCTACGCCTTCCGCTACACCCGCGCGTCGGACGCGGTCGACGCGGTCCTCTGA
- a CDS encoding thymidylate synthase, whose protein sequence is MSDSETVQPDPTVPTPYEDLLRRVLTEGTPKGDRTGTGTRSLFGAQLRYDLSKGFPLVSTKRVHFKSIAYELLWFLRGDGNATWLQEHGVRIWNEWADEDGDLGPVYGVQWRSWPTPSGEHVDQIAQVIDQIRTNPDSRRLIVSAWNVADIPDMALAPCHAFFQFFVNDGKLSCQLYQRSADMFLGVPFNIASYALLTHMIAAQTGLEVGDFVWTGGDCHVYDNHVEQVEEQLSRTAYALPTLELAPRDSIDDYEYEDFTVVGYHHHPAIKAAVAV, encoded by the coding sequence GTGAGCGACAGCGAGACCGTGCAGCCCGACCCCACTGTGCCGACCCCCTACGAGGACTTGCTCCGACGGGTCCTCACCGAGGGCACGCCGAAGGGCGACCGCACCGGCACCGGGACCCGCAGTCTGTTCGGTGCGCAGCTCCGCTACGACCTGTCGAAGGGCTTCCCGCTCGTCTCCACGAAGCGCGTGCACTTCAAGTCGATCGCGTACGAGCTGCTCTGGTTCCTGCGCGGCGACGGCAACGCGACCTGGCTGCAGGAACACGGCGTCCGGATCTGGAACGAGTGGGCGGACGAGGACGGCGACCTCGGCCCGGTCTACGGCGTGCAGTGGCGCTCGTGGCCGACCCCGTCCGGCGAGCACGTCGACCAGATCGCCCAGGTGATCGACCAGATCCGCACGAACCCGGACAGCCGACGGCTCATCGTGTCGGCCTGGAACGTGGCGGACATCCCGGACATGGCGCTCGCGCCGTGCCACGCGTTCTTCCAGTTCTTCGTCAACGACGGCAAGCTCTCGTGCCAGCTCTACCAGCGCAGCGCGGACATGTTCCTCGGGGTCCCGTTCAACATCGCGTCGTACGCCCTGCTCACCCACATGATCGCCGCGCAGACCGGGCTCGAGGTCGGTGACTTCGTCTGGACCGGCGGCGACTGCCACGTCTACGACAACCACGTCGAGCAGGTGGAGGAGCAGCTGTCCCGCACGGCGTACGCCCTGCCGACCCTGGAGCTCGCACCGAGGGACTCCATCGACGACTACGAGTACGAGGACTTCACGGTCGTCGGCTACCACCACCACCCGGCGATCAAGGCCGCGGTCGCGGTCTGA
- a CDS encoding dihydrofolate reductase yields the protein MIGMVWARSTGGVIGADGGMPWHVPEDLAHFKQVTGDATVLMGRRTWESLPERFRPLPGRRNVVLTRDPSWSADGAEVVHELVAALDGAGGADETVWVIGGGQVYAAALDRAERVSETVIDVDVPGDTVAPTLHESADWSLVDEGAWQESRTGTRYRFLEWHRA from the coding sequence ATGATCGGCATGGTGTGGGCCCGGTCGACCGGCGGGGTCATCGGGGCCGACGGCGGCATGCCCTGGCACGTGCCCGAGGACCTCGCGCACTTCAAGCAGGTCACGGGTGACGCCACGGTGCTGATGGGCCGGCGCACCTGGGAGTCCCTGCCCGAGCGGTTCCGTCCGCTGCCCGGTCGGCGCAACGTGGTGCTCACCCGCGACCCGTCCTGGTCGGCGGACGGCGCCGAGGTCGTGCACGAGCTGGTGGCCGCCCTCGACGGTGCCGGCGGTGCCGACGAGACCGTCTGGGTCATCGGCGGCGGGCAGGTCTACGCCGCAGCGCTGGACCGTGCCGAGCGTGTGTCCGAGACCGTCATCGACGTCGACGTGCCCGGCGACACCGTCGCTCCGACGCTCCACGAGTCGGCCGACTGGTCGCTCGTCGACGAGGGCGCGTGGCAGGAATCCCGCACGGGGACCCGCTACCGCTTCCTCGAGTGGCACCGCGCCTGA
- the dapA gene encoding 4-hydroxy-tetrahydrodipicolinate synthase, with the protein MSPRENPFGQVLVALVTPFTADGEVDWPGVEQHIDDCITAGADGIVVTGTTGETSTLTDPEKLRLVEVGKSVAAGRAKIITGGGSNETAHAIHLYKQSERAGADGVMIVTPYYNKPTQSGVLTHFRMIADATDLPVILYDIPGRTGIPITYDTILRASKHPNILAVKDAKGDFAEVSRVLNNTDLMYFSGDDTNVLPHLSIGATGLIGVTANITSTPYRTIVDAVNRGDLATATAEHKRVEPLVRAVMTHVPGTVAAKYILHGLGRIGSPRVRLPLVGPEDSEAYAIETSLEAVHDVPGADFSNFRPDRNAAAGGALPKVPGTTR; encoded by the coding sequence GTGTCCCCGCGTGAGAATCCCTTCGGTCAGGTCCTCGTCGCCCTCGTGACCCCGTTCACGGCCGACGGCGAGGTCGACTGGCCCGGCGTCGAGCAGCACATCGACGACTGCATCACGGCCGGCGCCGACGGCATCGTCGTCACCGGCACCACCGGCGAGACCAGCACCCTGACCGACCCCGAGAAGCTCCGGCTGGTCGAGGTCGGCAAGTCCGTCGCCGCAGGCCGCGCGAAGATCATCACGGGCGGTGGGTCGAACGAGACCGCGCACGCGATCCACCTCTACAAGCAGAGCGAGCGGGCCGGCGCCGACGGCGTCATGATCGTCACGCCGTACTACAACAAGCCCACCCAGTCGGGCGTGCTCACCCACTTCCGGATGATCGCCGACGCGACCGACCTGCCGGTGATCCTGTACGACATCCCGGGGCGCACGGGCATCCCGATCACCTACGACACGATCCTGCGCGCGTCGAAGCACCCGAACATCCTCGCCGTGAAGGACGCCAAGGGCGACTTCGCCGAGGTGTCCCGCGTGCTGAACAACACCGACCTGATGTACTTCTCCGGCGACGACACCAACGTGCTCCCGCACCTGTCCATCGGTGCGACGGGCCTGATCGGCGTCACCGCGAACATCACGAGCACGCCGTACCGCACCATCGTCGACGCCGTGAACCGCGGCGACCTGGCGACCGCCACCGCCGAGCACAAGCGCGTCGAGCCGCTCGTCCGCGCCGTGATGACCCACGTGCCCGGCACCGTCGCGGCGAAGTACATCCTGCACGGGCTCGGCCGCATCGGCAGCCCGCGCGTCCGTCTGCCGCTCGTCGGCCCCGAGGACTCCGAGGCGTACGCCATCGAGACCTCGCTCGAAGCCGTGCACGACGTGCCCGGCGCCGACTTCTCGAACTTCCGCCCCGACCGCAACGCAGCGGCCGGCGGCGCACTGCCAAAGGTGCCAGGCACCACCCGCTAG
- a CDS encoding ribonuclease J: MPTQVSTPQPLEPGTLRVIPIGGLGEIGRNMTVYEYDGKLLIVDAGVLFPEEHQPGVDLILPDFAPIRDRLDDVLGVVLTHGHEDHIGAVPYLLKLRDDIPLIGSTLTLALVEAKLKEHRIKPYTLVVAEDQTEQLGPFHLEFVAVNHSIPDALAVAITTPAGRVLHTGDFKMDQLPLDDRITDLRAFARLGEAGVDLFLPDSTNADVPGFTAPERDIGPVLENIIMRARKKVVVASFSSHVHRVQQVLDAAAAANRKVAFMGRSMIRNMTIAADLGYLRVPENVLIDTKKAKNVPDDQIVYMSTGSQGEPMAVLARMANLEHQIEIGEGDTVILASSLIPGNENAVYRVIDGLTKLGAKVVHKGNAKVHVSGHASAGELLYCYNILRPRNVLPVHGEHRHLYANADLAIQTGVPPRNVILGQDGIVVDLKDGVATVAGQLDIGYVYVDGSTVGEITDADLKDRRVLSEEGFISVFAAVDFTTGQCVIGPEIQSRGFAEDDSVFDDVRPQIAKAIAEAAANGTRDSHAFAQVVRRTVGRWVNTKHRRRPMIVPVVIEA, encoded by the coding sequence ATGCCCACACAAGTCTCCACACCGCAGCCGCTCGAACCCGGCACCCTCCGCGTCATCCCCATCGGGGGACTCGGCGAGATCGGTCGCAACATGACCGTCTACGAGTACGACGGCAAGCTCCTCATCGTCGACGCCGGCGTGCTCTTCCCCGAGGAGCACCAGCCCGGGGTCGACCTGATCCTGCCGGACTTCGCGCCGATCCGTGACCGCCTCGACGACGTCCTCGGTGTCGTGCTCACGCACGGCCACGAGGACCACATCGGCGCCGTCCCGTACCTGCTGAAGCTCCGCGACGACATCCCGCTGATCGGCTCCACGCTGACCCTCGCGCTCGTCGAGGCGAAGCTCAAGGAACACCGGATCAAGCCGTACACGCTCGTCGTGGCCGAGGACCAGACGGAACAGCTCGGCCCGTTCCACCTCGAGTTCGTCGCCGTGAACCACTCCATCCCGGACGCCCTCGCCGTCGCGATCACGACCCCCGCCGGTCGTGTCCTGCACACGGGTGACTTCAAGATGGACCAGCTCCCGCTGGACGACCGCATCACCGACCTCCGTGCGTTCGCGCGTCTCGGTGAGGCCGGCGTCGACCTGTTCCTGCCGGACTCGACCAACGCCGACGTGCCGGGCTTCACCGCGCCCGAGCGGGACATCGGACCGGTGCTCGAGAACATCATCATGCGGGCGCGCAAGAAGGTCGTCGTGGCGAGCTTCTCGTCGCACGTGCACCGTGTGCAGCAGGTCCTCGACGCCGCCGCGGCCGCGAACCGCAAGGTCGCGTTCATGGGGCGCTCGATGATCCGCAACATGACCATCGCCGCCGACCTCGGCTACCTCCGGGTGCCCGAGAACGTCCTCATCGACACGAAGAAGGCGAAGAACGTCCCCGACGACCAGATCGTCTACATGTCGACCGGGTCGCAGGGCGAGCCGATGGCCGTGCTCGCGCGGATGGCGAACCTCGAGCACCAGATCGAGATCGGCGAGGGCGACACCGTCATCCTCGCGTCGTCCCTCATCCCCGGCAACGAGAACGCCGTGTACCGCGTCATCGACGGGCTGACGAAGCTCGGCGCGAAGGTCGTGCACAAGGGCAACGCCAAGGTGCACGTCTCCGGACACGCCTCGGCCGGCGAACTGCTCTACTGCTACAACATCCTGCGTCCGCGCAACGTGCTGCCCGTCCACGGCGAGCACCGTCACCTGTACGCGAACGCCGACCTGGCGATCCAGACGGGTGTGCCGCCGCGCAACGTGATCCTCGGGCAGGACGGCATCGTCGTCGACCTGAAGGACGGCGTCGCGACGGTCGCCGGGCAGCTCGACATCGGCTACGTGTACGTCGACGGCTCGACCGTGGGCGAGATCACCGACGCCGACCTCAAGGACCGCCGTGTCCTGTCGGAAGAGGGCTTCATCTCGGTCTTCGCCGCGGTGGACTTCACCACCGGCCAGTGCGTCATCGGCCCGGAGATCCAGTCGCGCGGCTTCGCCGAGGACGACTCCGTGTTCGACGACGTCCGTCCGCAGATCGCCAAGGCGATCGCCGAGGCGGCCGCCAACGGCACGCGCGACTCGCACGCGTTCGCGCAGGTCGTCCGCCGCACGGTCGGCCGCTGGGTCAACACCAAGCACCGCCGCCGTCCGATGATCGTCCCGGTGGTCATCGAGGCGTAG